A genome region from Pseudomonas anguilliseptica includes the following:
- a CDS encoding gp436 family protein, translating into MHYCTRADIGKAIPELTLIQLSNDDPTAELPNESVIEDGVRQAEELVDGYLRGRYDLPLDPVPSVLRDAVVYLARHWLYQRRPEGALPEAVKDSRKDTLKLLESIRDGVVTLGMPTGEAAPEPGKIRARARRQQFGDDFLGRY; encoded by the coding sequence ATGCACTACTGCACCCGCGCCGATATCGGCAAGGCCATCCCGGAGCTGACGCTGATTCAGCTCTCCAACGATGACCCCACCGCCGAGCTGCCCAATGAGAGCGTGATCGAGGACGGCGTCCGCCAGGCTGAAGAGCTGGTGGACGGCTACCTGCGAGGCCGCTACGACCTGCCGCTCGATCCAGTACCGAGCGTGCTGCGGGATGCCGTGGTGTACCTAGCCCGCCACTGGCTGTACCAACGCCGCCCCGAGGGAGCACTCCCCGAGGCGGTGAAGGACAGCCGCAAGGACACCCTCAAGCTGCTGGAGAGCATTCGTGATGGCGTGGTCACCCTGGGCATGCCCACGGGTGAGGCCGCACCGGAGCCGGGCAAGATCCGCGCTCGCGCTCGTCGCCAGCAGTTCGGCGATGACTTCCTGGGGCGCTACTGA
- a CDS encoding Gp37 family protein: MSQTEQLLDAIVERLKAAMGRDLMVELFPENPAQYRLNHPRGTVLVAFGKSTFGGSQATDAMFQERNLVISLTLVFRQLNGKDGAVSYLDRIRDTLTGWWPPHCDQACRPVSERFIGHLQGVWQYGLDIATRATQLQSMAPPAGAPLLPPTFEGTL, from the coding sequence ATGAGCCAGACCGAGCAGCTCCTGGATGCGATTGTCGAGCGCCTGAAGGCAGCAATGGGCCGCGATCTGATGGTGGAACTGTTCCCGGAGAACCCGGCGCAGTACCGCCTCAACCATCCGCGCGGCACTGTCCTGGTGGCGTTCGGCAAGTCGACCTTCGGCGGCTCCCAGGCAACCGATGCAATGTTCCAGGAGCGCAACCTGGTCATCAGCCTGACCCTGGTGTTCCGCCAGCTCAACGGCAAGGACGGTGCGGTCAGCTACCTGGATCGCATCCGAGACACGCTGACTGGATGGTGGCCACCGCATTGCGACCAAGCCTGTCGTCCGGTCTCTGAGCGTTTCATCGGTCACCTGCAGGGCGTTTGGCAGTACGGCCTGGATATCGCAACCCGTGCAACTCAATTGCAATCCATGGCACCACCGGCGGGCGCGCCGCTGCTGCCACCCACCTTTGAGGGAACTCTATGA
- a CDS encoding minor capsid protein, which translates to MAILDGRTRPSHRALNGKVYRHDDPVWSAIYPPNGFNCRCRVTALSGSALTRKGLQVESSAGRMQTETVEIGVDKRTGEIRTAQVTGVRTTDTAGKSVMFRTDPGFNHAPGTGLAETLKRKQAAAGLQEV; encoded by the coding sequence GTGGCCATCCTCGACGGTCGTACCCGGCCCAGTCATCGCGCGCTGAATGGCAAGGTGTATCGCCATGATGACCCGGTGTGGTCGGCAATCTACCCGCCCAACGGCTTCAACTGTCGCTGCCGGGTGACTGCATTGTCTGGCTCTGCGCTCACGCGCAAGGGCCTCCAAGTGGAGAGCAGTGCCGGGCGCATGCAGACCGAAACGGTAGAGATCGGCGTGGACAAGCGCACAGGCGAGATCCGCACAGCCCAGGTGACCGGCGTGCGCACCACCGATACAGCAGGCAAGTCGGTGATGTTCCGCACCGACCCAGGCTTTAACCATGCACCGGGTACCGGGCTGGCTGAAACGCTGAAGCGCAAACAGGCCGCTGCTGGCCTGCAGGAGGTTTGA
- a CDS encoding phage portal protein family protein, whose protein sequence is MSSKGLWVSPTEFVRFSEPASGKGLTDHIASRGRSFDSQALGMYLPNPDPILKAQGKDITVYRDLRSQALVGGNIRRRKSAVLALERDLKRGNAPVRVERFISDWLADLDLDRIIRELLDAPLFGFQPIELMWRPLGLHLVPEDLLGKPAEWFLYDQDNQLRFRARDAGLQGELCDPQRFVVARQDATYNNPYGFADLSMCFWPVVFMKGGLKFWVQFTEKYGSPWVIGKHPRGAATHETDLLLDSLEAMVQDAVAAIPDDSSVEILEAAGKSASADVFRELLVYCRSEINVGLLGQNQTTEANSNRASATAGLEVAKDIRDGDKSIVAATLNAAIRLVVDLNFGENVAAPVYELWEQEEIDKTLAERDKNLTDAGVKFTPAYWKRMYNLEDGDIAEAPAVEADPAFAEPTLRPILDQVALDQVIDNLPAELLQEQAQQAIAPVIEALLRGRSETEVLGLLAEAYPLMDDQALQQTLTRLLFIAGTWGQLTANADRED, encoded by the coding sequence ATGAGCAGTAAAGGTCTGTGGGTTAGCCCCACCGAGTTCGTCCGTTTCAGTGAGCCCGCTTCAGGTAAGGGACTCACCGACCATATCGCCAGCCGGGGTCGCAGCTTCGACTCCCAAGCATTGGGCATGTACCTGCCCAACCCCGACCCGATTCTCAAGGCTCAAGGCAAAGACATCACCGTCTACCGCGACTTGCGCAGTCAGGCCTTGGTGGGCGGCAACATCCGTCGCCGCAAGTCTGCGGTGCTTGCTCTGGAGCGCGACCTCAAGCGTGGTAATGCCCCGGTGCGGGTCGAGCGTTTCATCAGCGACTGGTTAGCCGACCTCGATCTTGACCGCATCATCCGCGAGCTGCTCGATGCGCCGTTGTTTGGCTTCCAGCCTATTGAGCTGATGTGGCGTCCGCTGGGCCTGCACCTGGTACCCGAGGATCTGCTGGGCAAGCCGGCTGAGTGGTTCCTCTACGACCAGGACAACCAGCTGCGCTTCCGGGCCCGTGATGCTGGCCTGCAGGGCGAGCTGTGCGACCCACAACGTTTTGTGGTGGCGCGCCAGGATGCGACCTACAACAACCCTTACGGCTTCGCCGATCTGTCCATGTGCTTCTGGCCTGTGGTGTTCATGAAGGGTGGCCTGAAGTTCTGGGTGCAGTTCACCGAGAAGTACGGCTCGCCCTGGGTGATCGGCAAGCACCCGCGTGGCGCAGCCACCCACGAGACCGACCTGCTGCTGGACAGCCTGGAGGCCATGGTGCAGGACGCCGTGGCAGCGATCCCGGATGACTCCAGCGTTGAGATTCTCGAAGCGGCAGGCAAGAGTGCCAGTGCCGATGTATTCCGTGAGTTGCTGGTTTATTGCCGCAGCGAGATCAACGTGGGCCTGCTCGGCCAGAACCAGACCACCGAGGCCAACAGCAATAGAGCCAGTGCCACAGCGGGCCTGGAGGTCGCCAAGGACATCCGCGATGGTGACAAGAGCATCGTCGCCGCCACCCTCAATGCCGCCATTCGCCTGGTGGTCGACCTCAACTTCGGCGAAAACGTCGCGGCCCCGGTGTATGAGCTGTGGGAACAGGAGGAGATCGACAAGACCCTGGCCGAGCGCGACAAGAACCTCACCGATGCAGGCGTGAAGTTCACCCCGGCCTACTGGAAGCGCATGTACAACCTGGAAGACGGGGACATTGCTGAAGCGCCTGCAGTTGAGGCTGATCCGGCTTTTGCCGAGCCGACCCTGCGGCCGATCCTAGATCAGGTTGCGCTCGACCAGGTAATCGACAACCTGCCGGCTGAGCTGCTCCAGGAGCAAGCCCAACAGGCTATAGCACCAGTGATTGAAGCACTGCTGCGCGGACGTTCGGAGACCGAAGTCCTGGGCTTGTTGGCCGAGGCGTACCCGTTGATGGATGACCAGGCCTTGCAGCAGACCCTGACCCGCCTGCTGTTCATCGCAGGCACCTGGGGCCAGTTGACGGCCAACGCGGATCGGGAGGACTGA
- a CDS encoding peptidase encodes MYYHPSAQPMKPIHIFKPGKHVAMSGVSLNFSESDLAATVRAYDPALHEAPLVPGHPKHDAPAGGWVKSLASSADGLVAEPHQVAPEFSEQIASNRFKKISASFYHPGAPNNPVPGVYYLRHVGFLGAQPPAVKGLRPIELAEGEEGVVEFSDYGHEVGASLWRRLRDWLISDRGLDVADQVIPDWQIKSLDEVARREDEPRPSFSEPTPTATTEESTVTPEEIAAIQAENLRLKNQVQLHQDQQLQSRKESTHATNVAFAEELVAAGKLLPKHTAALIACLDFAEDGDTPLEFGEGDARQPVSAGLKAIFGDLPQQIDFAEQASGARRSGDAQVADLEFAEKNTDPDRLALHARATQLAADKNIPYESAVRQLITQ; translated from the coding sequence ATGTACTACCACCCAAGCGCGCAGCCCATGAAGCCAATCCATATCTTCAAGCCCGGTAAGCACGTCGCCATGAGCGGTGTGAGCCTCAACTTCAGCGAGTCCGACCTGGCCGCAACAGTGCGTGCCTATGACCCGGCATTGCACGAAGCACCGCTGGTGCCTGGTCATCCCAAGCACGACGCACCGGCCGGTGGCTGGGTCAAGTCACTGGCCAGCAGCGCCGATGGTTTGGTCGCCGAGCCGCACCAGGTTGCCCCGGAGTTCTCCGAGCAGATCGCCAGCAACCGCTTCAAGAAGATCTCCGCCTCCTTCTATCACCCCGGCGCGCCGAACAACCCGGTGCCGGGCGTGTACTACTTGCGCCATGTCGGCTTCCTCGGTGCCCAGCCACCAGCGGTGAAAGGCCTGCGTCCTATCGAGCTGGCCGAGGGCGAGGAAGGTGTTGTCGAGTTCTCCGACTACGGCCACGAAGTGGGTGCCAGCCTTTGGCGTCGCCTGCGCGACTGGCTGATCTCCGACCGAGGTCTGGATGTGGCCGACCAGGTCATCCCCGACTGGCAAATCAAATCCCTGGACGAAGTCGCCCGCCGCGAAGACGAGCCGCGTCCTTCCTTTTCCGAACCAACCCCAACCGCAACCACTGAGGAATCCACTGTGACGCCCGAAGAAATTGCCGCCATCCAGGCTGAAAACCTGCGGCTGAAGAACCAGGTGCAGTTGCACCAGGATCAACAGCTCCAATCCCGCAAGGAATCCACTCATGCCACCAATGTGGCGTTCGCCGAGGAACTGGTGGCCGCTGGCAAGCTGTTGCCTAAGCACACCGCCGCGCTGATCGCCTGTCTGGACTTTGCCGAGGACGGTGATACCCCGCTGGAGTTCGGCGAAGGCGACGCCCGTCAGCCAGTGTCCGCTGGTCTCAAGGCCATCTTCGGCGACCTGCCGCAGCAGATCGACTTCGCCGAGCAGGCCAGCGGTGCCCGCCGCAGTGGCGACGCACAGGTCGCCGACCTGGAGTTCGCCGAGAAGAACACCGATCCCGACCGCCTTGCCCTGCATGCCCGCGCCACTCAGTTGGCTGCAGACAAGAACATCCCCTACGAGTCGGCCGTGCGCCAACTCATCACCCAGTAA
- a CDS encoding DUF2190 family protein, producing MKSQQVILTTSLVAAVELTRRRFVGFDGNVCANGAKALAVVEADTAAGNVAPANVLGVILVEAGAAISAGAEVQSDASGKAITKAAGVSNGIAWDAATAAGDVIRIVRGI from the coding sequence ATGAAGTCGCAACAAGTAATCCTGACCACCTCCTTGGTGGCCGCAGTCGAGCTGACCCGCCGTCGTTTCGTTGGCTTTGACGGTAACGTCTGCGCCAACGGTGCCAAGGCGCTGGCTGTGGTCGAGGCCGACACCGCTGCTGGCAACGTCGCCCCGGCCAACGTCCTGGGCGTGATCCTGGTGGAAGCCGGTGCGGCTATCTCGGCCGGTGCCGAGGTGCAGTCCGATGCCAGCGGCAAGGCCATCACCAAGGCTGCCGGTGTCAGTAACGGCATCGCCTGGGACGCCGCCACGGCGGCTGGCGATGTGATCCGCATCGTTCGCGGTATCTGA
- a CDS encoding phage virion morphogenesis protein, producing MFTVQLEHQRLQETLRTIEWAVGDLSRLMRGIAAELASQTEENFEEQGRPDWQPLSDATTERRTKSGTWPGQMLQVSAGGLAASITTQSDDSSALVGSNNPYAAMMQFGGSKSDFPHLWGDIPGREYLPMDADGQLQPEAEEAILDLAMDNLKRAARL from the coding sequence ATGTTCACCGTCCAGTTGGAGCATCAACGTCTGCAGGAAACCCTGCGCACTATCGAGTGGGCCGTAGGTGACCTGTCTCGGCTGATGCGTGGCATCGCTGCCGAGCTGGCCAGCCAGACCGAGGAGAACTTCGAGGAGCAAGGCCGGCCCGACTGGCAGCCGCTGTCGGATGCCACGACTGAGCGACGGACGAAGTCCGGCACCTGGCCGGGTCAGATGCTGCAAGTTAGCGCTGGTGGTCTGGCGGCATCCATCACCACTCAATCAGACGACAGCTCCGCACTGGTTGGCAGCAACAATCCCTACGCGGCCATGATGCAGTTCGGCGGTAGCAAGTCCGACTTCCCTCACTTGTGGGGTGACATTCCTGGTCGTGAGTACTTGCCCATGGATGCCGATGGCCAGCTGCAGCCAGAAGCCGAGGAAGCCATCCTCGATTTGGCCATGGATAACCTGAAAAGAGCCGCCCGCCTGTAA
- a CDS encoding DUF3486 family protein, giving the protein MGRKSSIIRLPEAIKSYIEGKLAEGQLTLDELISDLRARFPEQAEEGELPSRAAVHRYGQKLERRLSAIRASTEAAKIIRAQAGDKEDARSEALTAMIQSELFESIMALQEAGDEEMDPAERVGLLATAAKNIATLTRSSVTLKKYQNEAEERARKALLAEQAVKLDEMGKAGTLSAETLQRIRQEVYGL; this is encoded by the coding sequence ATGGGCCGCAAGTCTTCGATTATCCGTCTACCCGAAGCGATCAAGTCCTATATCGAAGGCAAGCTGGCCGAGGGCCAGTTGACCTTGGACGAGCTGATCAGCGATCTGCGCGCACGCTTCCCTGAGCAGGCCGAGGAAGGCGAGTTACCCAGCCGGGCGGCCGTGCATCGCTATGGCCAAAAGCTGGAGCGGCGCTTGTCGGCTATCCGCGCCAGTACCGAAGCGGCAAAGATCATCCGCGCCCAGGCGGGTGACAAGGAAGACGCTCGCAGTGAAGCGTTGACGGCGATGATCCAGTCCGAGTTGTTCGAGTCGATCATGGCCCTGCAGGAAGCCGGTGACGAGGAGATGGACCCGGCCGAACGGGTAGGCCTGCTGGCCACTGCTGCGAAGAACATCGCCACCCTCACGCGCAGCTCGGTGACCCTGAAGAAGTACCAGAACGAAGCCGAGGAACGTGCCCGCAAGGCGTTGCTGGCCGAGCAGGCCGTGAAGCTCGATGAGATGGGCAAAGCCGGCACGCTTAGCGCCGAGACCTTGCAGCGCATCCGTCAGGAGGTCTACGGGCTATGA
- a CDS encoding phage tail assembly protein, whose translation MADKPNVTLKHPFTTAAGQKVERLEFRRLTVKDLRAANEQASGNAAVEELVLMSRSVGLVLEDLDAMDIADYKSAQEQFRLLSD comes from the coding sequence ATGGCCGATAAACCCAACGTAACTCTCAAGCATCCGTTCACCACCGCTGCTGGCCAGAAAGTCGAGCGGCTGGAATTCCGTCGCCTGACAGTAAAAGACCTGCGTGCAGCCAATGAACAGGCGTCTGGCAATGCTGCAGTCGAAGAGCTGGTGCTCATGTCGCGCTCGGTCGGGCTTGTCCTGGAAGACCTGGATGCCATGGACATTGCGGACTACAAGTCCGCCCAGGAGCAGTTTCGGCTCTTGTCGGATTGA
- a CDS encoding lysis protein: protein MLERLNTPLPSGFTLALLACLVSGAAGAGIAFGFGYRYADAQGSARLERLERRFTEQAKQAAEENLLRYQQQVTRANEAETLLLAAQDRVAGSAKQIEERIPHVTTNYRPAPAAAPVAIPHCVFTAGWLRDYNLALGVPAPGTGTVAAHGAQTTWPAPGTDAELLESGVTPADILAHAKDYGVWASALHTQLNALLDLQEKD from the coding sequence ATGCTTGAGCGACTGAACACACCGCTCCCATCCGGTTTCACCCTGGCACTGCTGGCCTGCCTGGTGAGTGGCGCAGCCGGTGCTGGCATCGCCTTTGGCTTTGGTTACCGCTATGCCGACGCCCAGGGCAGCGCACGTTTAGAGCGCCTAGAGCGCCGTTTTACCGAACAGGCCAAGCAGGCTGCCGAGGAAAACCTGCTGCGTTACCAGCAGCAGGTAACCCGCGCCAACGAAGCCGAGACCCTGCTGTTGGCCGCGCAGGATCGCGTCGCCGGTAGCGCCAAACAGATCGAGGAGCGCATCCCGCATGTCACCACCAACTACCGGCCCGCACCTGCTGCTGCGCCTGTTGCTATCCCTCATTGCGTGTTCACTGCTGGCTGGTTGCGCGACTACAACCTCGCCCTCGGTGTGCCCGCCCCAGGAACAGGCACCGTTGCCGCCCACGGTGCGCAAACGACCTGGCCCGCCCCCGGCACTGACGCCGAACTATTGGAAAGCGGTGTCACCCCAGCCGACATCCTGGCTCACGCCAAGGACTATGGAGTATGGGCCAGCGCTCTACACACCCAGCTCAATGCTCTGCTCGATCTCCAGGAAAAGGACTAA
- a CDS encoding terminase large subunit domain-containing protein produces MSDKQPAIQLFNYQKQWLLDRERFKIAMFARQTGKTFTSTLEIVDDCFDVESRGGRTRWVILSRGERQAKEAMEEGVKKHCRAYNMAVQEIEGEFKGSNGERFTMLDVVLPGGSRITALPANPDTARGFSANVFLDEFAFHQDSRKIWTALFPVISNGWKLRITSTPNGKGNKFYELMTDKKLADVWSRHVVDIHRAVADGLPRNVEEMRAALNDEDAWAQEFELKWLDEASSWLSYELINDVEHDQAGRPDLYTGGPCFIGVDIGARNDLFVIWVLEQIGDVYWTREIITRKRAPFHEQDALLDDVFTRYRVLRCCMDQTGMGEKPVEDAKRRHGSMRVEGVIFGTASKLTMATRGKEVFQDMQIRIPLGDTELRNDLHKLQKVAGPTGAPRFIAESDSAGHADRTWACFLALNASDGPNGPVTVKSRRPRQGAHMTQGYA; encoded by the coding sequence ATGAGCGACAAGCAGCCTGCTATCCAGTTATTCAACTACCAGAAGCAATGGCTGCTTGATCGTGAGCGCTTCAAAATCGCCATGTTCGCCCGCCAGACCGGCAAGACGTTCACCAGTACCCTGGAGATCGTCGATGACTGCTTCGACGTCGAGTCGCGCGGTGGCCGCACTCGCTGGGTGATCCTGTCCCGAGGCGAGCGCCAGGCCAAGGAGGCCATGGAGGAAGGCGTGAAGAAGCACTGCCGCGCCTACAACATGGCGGTGCAGGAGATCGAGGGCGAGTTCAAGGGCAGCAACGGTGAGCGTTTCACCATGCTCGATGTTGTGCTGCCGGGTGGTTCCAGGATCACCGCGTTGCCGGCCAATCCCGACACCGCTCGTGGCTTCAGTGCCAACGTGTTCCTGGACGAATTCGCCTTCCACCAGGACAGCCGCAAGATCTGGACGGCGCTGTTTCCTGTGATTTCCAACGGCTGGAAGCTACGCATCACCAGCACGCCCAACGGCAAGGGCAACAAGTTCTACGAGCTGATGACCGACAAGAAGCTCGCCGATGTCTGGTCGCGGCATGTAGTCGACATCCACCGTGCAGTAGCGGATGGCCTACCTCGCAACGTCGAGGAGATGCGCGCGGCGCTCAACGACGAGGACGCCTGGGCCCAGGAATTCGAACTGAAGTGGCTGGACGAAGCCAGCTCCTGGTTGAGCTACGAACTGATCAACGATGTCGAGCATGACCAGGCCGGACGGCCTGATCTCTATACCGGTGGGCCGTGCTTCATTGGCGTCGATATCGGCGCGCGCAATGACCTGTTTGTTATTTGGGTGCTTGAGCAAATCGGTGACGTGTACTGGACGCGGGAGATCATCACCCGCAAGCGGGCTCCGTTTCACGAGCAGGATGCACTGCTGGATGACGTGTTCACCCGTTACCGCGTGTTGCGCTGCTGCATGGATCAGACCGGTATGGGTGAGAAGCCAGTAGAGGATGCCAAACGTCGCCATGGCTCCATGCGTGTCGAAGGTGTGATCTTCGGTACCGCCAGCAAACTGACCATGGCCACCCGTGGCAAGGAAGTGTTCCAGGACATGCAGATCCGCATTCCCTTGGGCGACACCGAGCTGCGCAACGACCTGCACAAATTACAGAAAGTCGCTGGCCCAACCGGAGCCCCGCGCTTTATTGCCGAGTCCGACTCAGCCGGCCACGCCGACCGCACCTGGGCGTGTTTCCTCGCTCTCAACGCCAGCGACGGCCCCAATGGCCCGGTCACCGTCAAATCCCGTCGCCCACGTCAGGGCGCGCACATGACCCAGGGGTACGCATGA
- a CDS encoding TraR/DksA C4-type zinc finger protein, producing the protein MDVADLAQDNDFTEAALRAHESGLQRRSGPSAMRCEECGDAIDERRRQAEPGTHHCTECKSTLEQLSKRGLR; encoded by the coding sequence ATGGATGTAGCTGACCTCGCGCAAGACAACGACTTCACCGAAGCCGCCCTGCGTGCCCACGAGTCTGGTTTGCAACGGCGCTCCGGCCCCTCGGCGATGCGCTGTGAAGAGTGTGGCGATGCCATCGACGAGCGCCGCCGTCAGGCCGAGCCTGGCACCCACCACTGCACCGAATGCAAGTCCACCCTGGAACAGCTGAGCAAGCGAGGCCTGCGATGA
- a CDS encoding phage tail sheath subtilisin-like domain-containing protein: MAANYLHGIETLEVERGPRAIRVVKSAVIALIGAAPVGPVNTLTLSLNDRDGAQFGPELPGFSIPQALAGIYDFGAGTVIVVNVLDPVIHRTDVVAEARQFGNNDRLKLGHGALQVLALKSNDGNTTYQLNTDYTRDMLTGEVVRKPGGNIPANAQVKADYTYADPSKVTPADIIGAVTIAGLRTGLKAFPDSYNLFGFFPKLFIAPGFSTLNAVSVELIAAAEQMGGVAYIDAPIGTTPQQVLAGRGPLGSINFNTSSDRVRLCYPHVKVYDAATDGERLEPLSIRAAGLRARVDYDKGYWWSSSNQELVGVIGLERPLTARVDDPDSEVNLLNEAGVTTVFNSFGTGLRLWGNRTAAWPTVIHMRNFENVRRTKDIVDESIRYSSLQFVDMPVTQSLLDSVTESVNLFFRKLIGDGALLGGECWFDPARNPQTELELGHVLFNYKLTVPLPFERGTFETEITGEYLANLKGAA; the protein is encoded by the coding sequence ATGGCTGCCAACTATCTACACGGCATTGAAACCCTGGAAGTCGAGCGCGGGCCGCGTGCCATCCGCGTGGTCAAGTCTGCGGTGATCGCGCTGATTGGTGCTGCGCCGGTTGGGCCGGTGAACACCCTGACGCTGTCGCTGAATGATCGCGATGGTGCCCAGTTCGGCCCCGAGCTGCCTGGCTTCAGCATTCCGCAGGCACTGGCCGGCATTTATGACTTCGGTGCGGGTACCGTCATCGTGGTCAACGTCCTCGACCCGGTGATCCACCGCACGGACGTTGTGGCCGAGGCTCGCCAGTTCGGCAACAACGACCGCCTGAAGCTCGGCCATGGTGCGCTGCAGGTGCTAGCGCTCAAGTCGAATGACGGCAACACCACCTATCAGCTCAACACCGACTACACCCGTGACATGCTCACTGGTGAGGTGGTGCGCAAGCCTGGTGGCAACATCCCGGCGAATGCCCAGGTCAAGGCTGACTACACCTATGCCGACCCGAGCAAGGTCACCCCGGCCGACATCATTGGCGCGGTGACCATCGCGGGCCTGCGCACCGGCCTCAAGGCTTTCCCGGATAGCTACAACCTGTTTGGCTTCTTCCCCAAACTGTTCATCGCGCCTGGCTTCTCGACCCTCAACGCGGTCAGCGTTGAGCTGATCGCAGCCGCTGAGCAGATGGGCGGCGTGGCTTATATCGACGCGCCTATCGGCACTACGCCGCAGCAGGTACTCGCTGGCCGTGGCCCGCTCGGCAGCATCAACTTCAACACCAGCAGCGACCGCGTGCGTCTGTGCTACCCGCACGTCAAGGTGTACGACGCCGCCACTGATGGCGAGCGCCTGGAGCCGCTGTCGATCCGCGCTGCGGGCCTGCGTGCCAGGGTGGACTATGACAAGGGCTACTGGTGGAGCAGCTCCAACCAGGAGCTGGTCGGCGTGATCGGCCTGGAGCGTCCGCTCACTGCACGGGTTGATGACCCGGACAGCGAGGTCAACCTGCTCAACGAGGCTGGCGTCACCACGGTGTTCAACAGTTTCGGTACCGGCCTGCGGCTGTGGGGTAACCGCACGGCAGCCTGGCCGACCGTGATCCACATGCGCAACTTCGAGAACGTGCGCCGCACCAAGGATATCGTCGACGAGTCGATCCGCTACAGCTCGCTGCAGTTCGTTGATATGCCGGTCACCCAGTCGCTGCTCGATAGCGTCACGGAAAGCGTCAACCTGTTCTTCCGCAAGCTTATCGGTGACGGTGCGTTGCTCGGCGGTGAGTGCTGGTTTGACCCGGCGCGCAACCCGCAGACCGAGCTTGAACTGGGGCATGTGCTGTTCAACTACAAACTGACGGTACCGCTGCCGTTCGAGCGCGGCACCTTCGAAACCGAGATCACCGGGGAATACCTGGCCAACCTGAAGGGGGCTGCATAA
- a CDS encoding phage major tail tube protein produces MAGVNAHRITNANLYLDGQDFFAKSEEIELGSVKAVMSDFQGLGMVVLIELPDGLDKLEGKIVWNSLYKEAGSKLASPFKTVQLQCRSNVQVFNNGGLVDEIPLVTLMTIMPKEYNLGSFKPRDPSKFETPFSAIFVRQLLNGEEVLLLDYLANIFRVGGEDQLAKYRRNIGQA; encoded by the coding sequence ATGGCAGGCGTAAACGCGCATCGCATCACCAACGCCAACCTGTACTTGGACGGGCAAGACTTCTTCGCCAAGTCCGAGGAGATCGAGCTGGGCAGCGTCAAGGCGGTCATGTCCGACTTCCAGGGCCTGGGTATGGTCGTTCTGATCGAGCTGCCGGACGGCCTAGACAAGTTGGAAGGCAAGATCGTCTGGAACAGCCTGTACAAGGAAGCCGGCAGCAAGCTGGCCAGCCCCTTCAAGACTGTGCAGCTCCAGTGCCGCAGCAACGTCCAGGTGTTCAACAACGGTGGCCTGGTGGACGAGATCCCGCTGGTTACCCTGATGACCATCATGCCCAAGGAATACAACCTGGGCAGCTTCAAGCCGCGTGACCCGTCGAAGTTCGAGACACCGTTCTCAGCCATCTTCGTGCGCCAGCTGCTGAACGGCGAGGAAGTGCTGCTCCTGGACTACCTGGCCAATATCTTCCGCGTGGGCGGCGAGGATCAATTGGCCAAGTACCGACGCAACATCGGACAGGCATAG